tattagtAAGAGCAATTTTTGATCGAGTGTCGAAAGTTATCAGGGACTTGTTTCTTTTCGCCtcgtgattggtcaagaaaactcatgccactctctcaaccaatcagatgcaaaactcgATCGACTGTGTTTTCTTGCGTCAAAGGAAATTTGGTAGGTTTTACTTCtcattctcattggctcttaaaggttcttatctttcttctgattggctcctAAAGGAACTtatctttcttctgattggctcttaaaggtacttttcttccttttgatTAACTGTTGTGATTAACTTGGCTCTGTTTTCACGACACTCAATAGAAAAGCGCTCTATGAATCATATTCATCTTCTGGTGGCTCCACTCTCTCAGGAATATAAATAGGCTTTAAATCCTTCGGTTTGTGCGAGCAGTAAATTGATGCTGGGCATCCCACGACTATCACGTGGTTTTTCTTGACCCAAAACCTCCATAAGCCATGATGATATCCTCTCGCGTCTAAATCCCACATTTTCAGACAAGTAGCGATGTTTTTCCAGGTCTTGTGATCGAAAGTTTCCTCCATCCTTATGTAAAACACGTACAATTCGCCTTTAGTGTCAGGAACAAAGTTTCTGAATCTTGTGCACGGCGTCTCCGTGTGGTCCAAAACCTTAGCTTTGCTAAAAAaaggacaaacaaaaaaacaaaaaatggagtGATGATCATTTTTGTCAATTCATATTTTAAGTGAAAGGAGATATTAAGATTTTGTGAAAGAACTCGTCTCCTATAGCTTTTTCCCAGGGTCGATAATAGAACCTAACATCGCCTGTTGGTTCAGCGTGTGATTAGCTCTATTTTTTTGGTTCCCATGGTTTCCTCCGACTAATCTGCTCTTCTCCACATAGAAACCATCAAAAGTTAACAAGCTAAACGCGATGTTGGCATTGTTACGAGCACATTACTCAACCAGTTCACCAAGTTTGTTGCCCTTCCAATCCTCCTGAAAACCATCAGTCTCGTAaccagaccttccacggccaagcagTTTTGAGTTCCTGCATTCACTTACCGCTAAACGGTgggatctgggtacgagattagtAGACCATGCAATTCCCCCTAAATACTCCTACCCCCTCCAGGCGATAAGAACAGGAAAGAAAGTTGTGTCTACCCTAAACCAACAAATTATTTAAAGACAGAGCAAGGAGGATCGTTACTTTTAGGCGTAAAAGGTTTCAAAGAATGGaatcaaacaaaacagagaCATTAGACAGTAACCTCGTTTCCAGGACTTTTCCCAATTTACGTGGGGAAAGTATTGGAACCGAGGCTGATTAAACAAATGCTCAACAGAGGCAGATGAGACAGCTCACCTCAGAAGTTGGTTGATCTCCTTCTCGTAGTtttctttgtacattttatcAACATCCAGCTTTACATTTGGTTTTGTATTCAGGGAGTGTTTTGCAAAATACCGAGCCTGCATATGACCACCCACGTTCAGCCCCTTGCCGCCGAAATGATATGTTCGTGAAATGTCAGGGATGATACATTCTCGACCTTTCCTGTTGTGGTTACCCCGCATCCATATGTCCCAGTCCACAAAGTCCTCAGGTCTTGGCCATTTCTCCTCCAGTTCGTTTTTAAAAAGCTTACGACTCAACACCCTGGAACCAGGAATCCAAGTGTAATATTGAGTGGCATGTACCCTGCAGATTCTACTCATTAAAATCCCCTCCCTTATAACCAACGTATCACTGCCTCTCCCCCTTGAACCTTACTTTAAGCAAAAGTGTACGGTCCAAGATTGTTGACCCAGCGGGTGCGGAACCTCCCTCTAAGGCAAATTCTGCGAAACTATTCTCCGCCTCAGCataattggaaatttttcttcatctgaTACCAATCAATTATGATCTGATATCAAAGCGATTTATCATACTAGAAGTCTGTcgaaaaaaggttttgaaagatcATGATCAAGCTGGAGATAGTGAGAGggccatttaatttttttttctctcgaacCACTCACCATCCCAGGCCCGGCATAGTGTCCACTCTGTACGTCATGGCGGGGTCATTACAGAGATGATCATATccctaaaacaaaacattacacTGATCACCCGGGCATTATACCCTCTTTCCCCTTTATCAactaaggggggggggaaagagagGGGGTGGGGAGAACGACAGAGGACTAAGGAaggaatcacatggtttttgGGGCGAAGGGAGGGGAAAAGTCGTCGCAAACAGAGTACGAAGGTGGACTGTAGAACATAGACTGCTAATTAACTGCTGACGaaaggggagggagggaaagATCAtaaaatattacagagcctcAAGGGGGATCAAGTAGATTTGATCGCGACGCAACCAAAATTCCACTTCTTCCTCCCCCCTCCGGCGGTAGATAATCTCCATTTCCTAATTATTGTTGAACACACAACTTGTACCACAAAGTCGCACTAAAATCGTTCTATATAACAAATGGCAGAATTAAACCTTTCTTCTCACAGTGCTAGCGCCAGAATGATATAAGATATATGGTCTCCTAGCTTCTAGAGCCTAACATAATTAACCTTGGACAGAAATTACTTTGATCGATCTATTCACCTACGTTGAGTCTAAGAAATTGCTGATAAAAATACGTTATTTTTCTCGTTAACTTTTTTAAGATGTATTTTAAACTCGTAGCTGATTCCGTTTTAGCGGCGATATCGTTGAAGGCTGATAAAAAATGGTTCATATCCTCTGATAACTGGGCTTTTCTTTTAGCTCGATGTCACTCACTTGTTCTGACATTCGAAAATGCCCAGTCGACACATATACGCCTAGACAACCTATTTATTTACCCCAATTCACAACACAGTCAGGTAAATCCAATCGCTTTAACTGTTTGGATCAATGTTAGTGTCTGACTAACTGCACATCTACCCCTCTCCTAGTCAATATTAACCCTTACTTTGTTATCTGTTgattgttgttgggttaggCCAGGGGAGGGTAGGTGCGCAGTCGTTCAAATACTGACATTCATTCAACTGTCCTAACGAACGAGTCCCCCCCCCCTTGTGTGTTTTTTGCTTTCTTACCTGATCGTTCCAAGCTGATATACAATAAACACTTTCATCGTTCTCATAGACGGGGAGAAGCTGTTTAAAGTAGCTCAGAATGTCCACAGACACGTCGAGATCTTCCTCCAGTATCAATAAGAAGCTAGCATCAGGATGCTTGTCGAAGGAGTCAACGATGGATTTCTTGTAATGCTAAAAAAgacactttttttaaactaaaaaatgaaTCGTTTGTAATCCCATAAGGACTTTGGCGCACCACGAAGCTCCTTCTAAGTGTAAAAGACACAGGACACGTCACGATGAAACACGGATTAAACtattcttttcattgttttcgtCATTATTTTGTCCTTCTTTTTTCTATCGTTTTGCGTCGATATTGTATCTTTTATACCAAGCAGAACCTGCCTCAGTGACGCTTTTAAGCATAAATATCACGGAAAAGACTGCTGTGAAAGTAAACATCAATTCCCCAACTGATATCGATTTATTGTACCTGACAAATTCTGGCGTTCCGCCGGCTGACTCCAGCGTGTTGCTCAAGGTTGACACCAAGGAGCCTGGTAATGGAAGCAGGTTCCGGCCAAAAACCATCTATGAACACTGTCATCATACTTGTGTCCAGTCCATGGACCTTTTGCATGCCTAAAAGCATGCGCAATAGGTAGCTTGGCCTATTGCTGGCCATGATCGCTATAGGGAGCTTGAAGCGGCTCCCATCTGGGAACGCGGGTGGGTCGATTTCCAGAGGAACAGGATTTTCACCTGAACGTAGATCAAGTATAGATGCAATTATGTTATCAAGAGGATAAATTACTGTGGCGGAAAAAAGGGTGGGGGAAAGGAGAGTAACCTGGGCCCGAGTGAGGCATCTTATGTTCTTTCCGTGGTGTTTCAAATTCCTTCGGCTTTGCATTGCGAGTATTTTGTTCTGGCCAGTGGATTACGAAGTAACTGTCACATTACAGATCAAATAGAAGGTCAAATGCTTTCCTTCGCGGAAACGATGTGATGAATTTTACTCCATATAAGTCAGTTTAAGTTATCCTACGTGGATCTCAAAATTTATGTTcgaaaatttattaattaaaatgaaatcagGAAAATAAACCCAAGGTTAAACAACAAAACTTACATCTGCAAACGTTTCCGTAGCCTTCAAACTTTCCACAGAATTCCATCCTCCGTCTATTTGCTATGGTGTCTTCCCATTGACACTGGACGACATGTTCAGATTTCAGTTTTATCAGGGTTCGTATTTTTATCGGACTTGCCCACTTGTTAGAATCAGTAGGGTTCTGATAGCTCTCTGCGTGCACGATGCGCTGATTTTTCGTCACAGACACAACAAAGGCCCACGTGGAGCGAAACCTCAACTTTTTTATGAAGGAACTGCCATAACTTGACAAGAAACTGATAGCGTCTTCGGACAATCGGGCAATGGCTTCGTCCTGATTCGTGGGAGAGGTATAAGGTTAGGCACCATTCATTATCTATCGCTTTGGAAACGGAGTGAGAATCAGTtgtggccaacagagtataaaggggggaCTCCTCCGattctcttccccccccccccccacatgaTAAATATTGACCGATCTCTTTAGTTTGCATGATACTGGGAAAGTTCTCTATCGGTTGaaaacttgtgttttttttcaaacgGACCCTCGCTAACATATTACGAACCTTTAGTGCTTTAGTGGTTAAAAATGGAAGATATCTTTTTTGGTTGATATGATCGAACATTTCACTGTCGTGGTTTGAATATCTTGACTGTCAAAGTTCTTGAATTGCAAAGGCGTGGTTGAATAGATGATGGTAATCAAAATGGGGAGCgctcttttaaatttgtaaaagtGGCACCCTGTACTCGGACAGGAAAATATAGTATAtaagagttaaagaaaaaagaaacaccaaCAACAACCTGGCTCGTCAGTTCCGTCTGAACATCGCGAAGTTATTGCACGGCTTCATgggaaaaataacaataacaacaacaacaacaacaaacatcCAGCCAATATTTCAATCAACCGGTGAAAAGTTCCAAGGGTACTGTGCTAACGTAACTTTGAATAAATAAAGTCAGGTTA
The sequence above is a segment of the Pocillopora verrucosa isolate sample1 chromosome 13, ASM3666991v2, whole genome shotgun sequence genome. Coding sequences within it:
- the LOC131773660 gene encoding protein O-linked-mannose beta-1,2-N-acetylglucosaminyltransferase 1; the encoded protein is MVVTRSTRRIFGKVIFWTLFVSTGVLIIFNMVFFLQTASELALLTSSEQDKTTLTSASNKGRTQGDELDLKEGNFLELAVLSSKENVTLTINGQSRWDTSEMLIRGLNVVVLNEVTGVVMSSRWFDTYESDADSGFLIEYLKGLRDGRIVCFAIKDEAIARLSEDAISFLSSYGSSFIKKLRFRSTWAFVVSVTKNQRIVHAESYQNPTDSNKWASPIKIRTLIKLKSEHVVQCQWEDTIANRRRMEFCGKFEGYGNVCRCENPVPLEIDPPAFPDGSRFKLPIAIMASNRPSYLLRMLLGMQKVHGLDTSMMTVFIDGFWPEPASITRLLGVNLEQHAGVSRRNARICQHYKKSIVDSFDKHPDASFLLILEEDLDVSVDILSYFKQLLPVYENDESVYCISAWNDQGYDHLCNDPAMTYRVDTMPGLGWVLSRKLFKNELEEKWPRPEDFVDWDIWMRGNHNRKGRECIIPDISRTYHFGGKGLNVGGHMQARYFAKHSLNTKPNVKLDVDKMYKENYEKEINQLLSKAKVLDHTETPCTRFRNFVPDTKGELYVFYIRMEETFDHKTWKNIATCLKMWDLDARGYHHGLWRFWVKKNHVIVVGCPASIYCSHKPKDLKPIYIPERVEPPEDEYDS